DNA sequence from the Humidesulfovibrio mexicanus genome:
CTTTGCCGATGTGGTGGAGCGTGTGCGGCTGTATTCGGCCGGGCTGGCCCGCCAGGAAGGGAAAATCTAGCCGGGACAGGGAAGACGTTTCGGGCCTATACTTTTAAAAAAGGAGAACGGCCATGCCACGAGGAGACGGAACAGGACCGACAGGATCAGGCCCCATAGGCGCTGGTATGGGCGGCGGCGGAGGCCGCGGCATGGGCGGCGGAGGCCGTGGCATGGGCGGCGGAGGCCGTGGCATGGGCGGTTGCGGCCGTGGCATGGGCGGCGGAGGCCGTGGCATGGCCACGGGACAAACTGTTGGGGCGCGCGCGACCATTGCGCAGAATGCGCCCGTGAACCAGACAACACCAGGAGCGAACATGACAGGCATCATCGCCGTGACCAGCGAAGGACCGGCCCTTACCGATCTGGTGGATCCGCGCTTCGGCCGGGCCGCCGGCTTCGTGGTGGTGGATATCGCCACCGGCCAGCACAGCTACATCGACAATGGCGGCTCCCAGTCCATGGCCCAGGGCGCGGGCATCCAGGCGGCCGAGAACGTGGCCAAGACCGGGGCGAGCGTTGTGCTCACCGGATCAGTCGGCCCCAAGGCGTTTCAGGCCCTGTCCGCCGCAGGCATCGCCGTCATCCAGAATGTCGAGGGCATGACCGTGGGGCAGGCCGTGGAGAAGTACAAGACCGGCCAGCTTTCCGCAGCCGATGCGCCCAACGCCGCCTCCGGCGGCAACAAGCCGGGGATGGGAGGCGGGCGGTGATCTACGCCGTTGCCTCCGGCAAGGGAGGGACGGGCAAGACCACGGTGACGGCCTCCCTTGCCGCCATCTGGGACCGGCCGCTTGTGGCCGCGGACCTGGACGTGGAGGAGCCCAATCTGCACCTGTTCCTGCACCCGGCCCTTACGGGCGATGCGCCCGCCATGCTGGAAGTGCCGGAGGTGGACCCCGAGCGCTGCACCCTTTGCGGACAATGCGCGGAGTTCTGCCAGTTCAAGGCGCTTTCGGTCATGGGCAAGAAGCTGCTCATCTTCCCGGAGATGTGCCACGGTTGCGGGGGATGCCTGGCTCTGTGTCCGGAGGGGGCCTTGTCCCCCGCCGGGCGCGAGCTGGGCCGGGTGCTTACCGGTTTCTTCGACGCCGATTCGGGGCGGCGCGGCGGTTTCCTTATGGGCCGCCTGCGCGTGGG
Encoded proteins:
- a CDS encoding NifB/NifX family molybdenum-iron cluster-binding protein; this translates as MTGIIAVTSEGPALTDLVDPRFGRAAGFVVVDIATGQHSYIDNGGSQSMAQGAGIQAAENVAKTGASVVLTGSVGPKAFQALSAAGIAVIQNVEGMTVGQAVEKYKTGQLSAADAPNAASGGNKPGMGGGR